A stretch of Kwoniella dendrophila CBS 6074 chromosome 2, complete sequence DNA encodes these proteins:
- a CDS encoding carbamoyl-phosphate synthase, small subunit, which translates to MSNIARSLNLRATSSALKTKTSLSLPKRSLATPVNTNLLQHVLPPKKPAALHLKSGQTYNGQHFGSENSKFGETVFSTSITSYTDSMTDPSYLGQILVFTSPMIGNYGVPSNTSAPGLPGIPFLESEKVQCAGVVVSDVALKYSHYQAIESIHEWCARYDVPGITGVDTRAITSLLRDQGTTLGRLAVGDEALKPAPSASEFWDPSKENLVAQASTKEPYVLNPNGKGPKIALLDFGVKANITRSLVKRDAVVTVLPWNFDFQQVQDQYDGLFLSNGPGDPKHIMETAYRVKNVIDTWNKPIFGICMGHQILGLAAGMEAYRMTFGNRGHNQPVLALATSGSINAGRVYVTSQNHQYALKLTEDFPEGWAPFFINCNDSSVEGIISTPESGKRIWGVQFHPESAGGPLDTIEMFTDFVNECQYGKSGGSKMIPNEVKLSGSDAKVAAEVSASI; encoded by the exons atgtcaaatatCGCTCGATCACTCAACTTACGagcaacttcttcagctcttaAAACAAaaacttcattatcattacctaaaaGAAGTTTAGCTACACCAGTAAATACCAATCTATTACAACAtgttttaccacctaaaaaaccTGCTGCATTACATTTAAAATCAGGTCAAACTTATAATGGTCAACATTTCGGTAGTGAAAattctaaatttggtgaaactGTCTTCAGTACTTCAATCACATCAT ATACCGATTCAATGACCGATCCTTCTTACCTTGGTCAAATCCTTGTTTTCACCTCACCTATGATTGGTAATTACGGTGTACCATCAAATACTTCTGCACCTGGTCTTCCTGGAATCCCTTTCCTTGAATCAGAAAAAGTACAATGTGCTGGTGTAGTGGTTTCAGATGTTGCACTTAAATATTCTCATTATCAAGCTATTGAATCCATTCATGAATGGTGTGCAAGATATGATGTACCTGGTATAACTGGTGTAGATACACGAGCTATCACATCATTACTTAGAGATCAAGGTACAACattaggtagattagctgttggtgatgaagctttaaaaCCTGCACCATCTGCTAGTGAATTTTGGGatccatcaaaagaaaaCTTAGTCGCACAAGCTTCAACAAAAGAACCATACGTGTTGAATCCTAATGGTAAAGGACCAAAAatagctttattagatttcGGTGTGAAAGCCAATATAACCAGATCTTTAGTCAAAAGAGATGCTGTTGTTACAGTCTTACCATGGAATTTCGATTTCCAACAAGTTCAAGATCAATATGATGGTTTATTCTTATCTAACGGTCCAGGTGATCCAAAACATATCATGGAAACCGCTTATAGAGTCAAGAACGTTATTGATACCTGGAACAAACCAATTTTCGGTATTTGTATGGGTCATCAaattttaggtttagctgcAGGTATGGAAGCATACAGAATGACTTTTGGAAACAGAGGTCACAATCAACCcgttttagctttagctacTTCAGGTAGTATTAATGCTGGTAGAGTTTATGTTACTTCTCAAAACCATCAATACGCTTTGAAGTTAACTGAAGATTTCCCTGAAGGTTGGGCAccattcttcatcaactgtAACGATTCTTCAGTCGAAGGTATCATATCAACTCCAGAAAGTGGTAAAAGAATTTGGGGTGTACAATTCCATCCTGAATCTGCTGGTGGACCTTTAGATACAATTGAAATGTTCACTGATTTCGTAAATGAATGTCAATACGGTAAATCAGGTGGATCAAAAATGATTCCTAATGAAGTTAAATTATCTGGGTCAGATGCTAAAGTAGCTGCTGAGGTTAGTGCTTCTATCTAA